A single window of Salvia splendens isolate huo1 chromosome 6, SspV2, whole genome shotgun sequence DNA harbors:
- the LOC121807068 gene encoding uncharacterized protein LOC121807068 isoform X1: MICEKIGIDLDAHTIDLTWRHPVVFSGVVNYIATPVDDNLLEYMFAENPRQIELFIEYTPVTTALQFEPPITHHDVGTSRRDDYHSFDVGTSRRDDEYHSFEFNTFGREVDEQLDVPNVTCDGYDGSDGSDNCDGSDCDGSDGSQPSDLDYSAESCEDSTNETLDMMVENYVQPYVRGEQPVPDYVQPSVRGENAVLTSLVMLIPDTIQMFGFTAACRPLRHQDYWYESEWTLECSPARLLPRSRGRYNRGRIHNKWMSAKKMRQELLLDVAFVERPTTIEESAL, from the exons atgatatgtgaaaaaattggaattgatttggatgcacatacgattgatttaacatggaggcatcctgtggtttttagtggagtggtgaattatatagctacaccagtggatgataatttgttggagtatatgtttgctgaaaatccacgtcaaattgaactttttattgaatatactccGGTTACTACTGCTTTGCAATTTGAACCACCTATCACTCATCATGATGTTGGAACGTCTAGGAGAGATGATTATCATAGTTTTGATGTCGGGACATCTAGGAGAGATGATGAATATCATAGCTTTGAATTCAACACATTTGGGAGGGAGGTTGATGAACAACTAGATGTACCAAATGTGACATGTGATGGttatgatggttcagatggttctgataattgtgatggttcTGATTGTGATGGTTCCGATGGTTCTCAACCAAGTGATCTTGATTATAGTGCAGAATCATGTGAAGATTCTACAAACGAGACACTTGATATGATGGTTGAGAATTATGTACAACCATATGTTCGTGGGGAGCAACCCGTTCCTGACTATGTACAACCATCTGTTCGTGGGGAGAACGCAGTGTTGACATCTTTAGTCATGTTGATTCCCGATACCATACAGATGTTTGGATTCACCG CTGCGTGCCGTCCATtgagacaccaagattattggtatGAATCTGAATGGACGTTGGAATGTTCACCAGCACGGCTACTTCCTCGTTCACGTGGGCGGTACAACAGAGGCAGGATACACAACAAATGGATGAGCGCGAAGAAGATGCGCCAAGAGCTCCTCCTCGATGTCGCCTTTGTGGAGAGACCGACCACAATAGAAGAAAGTGCACTTTAG
- the LOC121807068 gene encoding uncharacterized protein LOC121807068 isoform X3, with the protein MVFVSLYWDEKIIQLPESCEDSTNETLDMMVENYVQPYVRGEQPVPDYVQPSVRGENAVLTSLVMLIPDTIQMFGFTAACRPLRHQDYWYESEWTLECSPARLLPRSRGRYNRGRIHNKWMSAKKMRQELLLDVAFVERPTTIEESAL; encoded by the exons ATggtgtttgtgagtttatattgggatgagaaaattattcagctcccag AATCATGTGAAGATTCTACAAACGAGACACTTGATATGATGGTTGAGAATTATGTACAACCATATGTTCGTGGGGAGCAACCCGTTCCTGACTATGTACAACCATCTGTTCGTGGGGAGAACGCAGTGTTGACATCTTTAGTCATGTTGATTCCCGATACCATACAGATGTTTGGATTCACCG CTGCGTGCCGTCCATtgagacaccaagattattggtatGAATCTGAATGGACGTTGGAATGTTCACCAGCACGGCTACTTCCTCGTTCACGTGGGCGGTACAACAGAGGCAGGATACACAACAAATGGATGAGCGCGAAGAAGATGCGCCAAGAGCTCCTCCTCGATGTCGCCTTTGTGGAGAGACCGACCACAATAGAAGAAAGTGCACTTTAG
- the LOC121808113 gene encoding uncharacterized protein LOC121808113 isoform X1 has translation MTPSSRTLLFHCQLMISSRDWIPSLWDFALNTAHHLDPHQTIFLYLNKILKDLKNAFWPFQLDHARSPFLRAADAARCVTGANNANESASQLASAKAARHRLQRGVWTSVHFGDMRRALSGILLYACERLILLKHDPKELRDYAVLLYHCGYYEEALQFLKHYQNTKQQTGSDTNVEEEAAEKLVVRLNLSLMEVGWSVKTTGAHKYILFKNSQPCLFGCTGLTPKESVQKW, from the exons ATGACTCCATCATCTCGCACTCTTCTGTTCCATTGCCAGTTGATGATTTCATCGAGAGATTGGATACCCTCTCTATGGGATTTTGCTCTCAATACAGCTCATCATTTAGATCCTCACCAGACAATTTTCCTATACCTCAATAAA ATACTGAAAGATTTAAAGAATGCTTTCTGGCCATTTCAACTTGATCATGCTAGGAGTCCATTCCTAAGGGCCGCAGACGCGGCTCGTTGCGTTACTGGTGCCAACAATGCTAATGAAAG TGCCTCACAGCTTGCCTCTGCCAAGGCTGCCCGCCATCGGCTGCAACGAGGTGTTTGGACTAGTGTTCATTTTGGAGATATGCGTCGTGCATTATCAGGTATCTTACTCTATG CATGTGAACGCCTTATTTTACTCAAGCATGATCCTAAGGAGCTAAGAGACTATGCTGTACTCCTCTACCATTGTGGATATTACGAGGAAGCGCTGCAGTTCCTTAAGCATTACCAGAACACAAAG CAGCAAACTGGTTCGGACACCAATGTCGAGGAAGAAGCCGCAGAGAAACTAGTAGTACGGCTGAACCTGAGTTTGATGGAGGTTGGTTGGTCGGTCAAAACAACCGGAGCACATAAATATATCCTTTTCAAAAACTCTCAACCATG CTTATTTGGGTGTACTGGCCTTACACCAAAAGAATCGGTACAAAAATGGTAG
- the LOC121808113 gene encoding uncharacterized protein LOC121808113 isoform X4: protein MTSQSLLVEILKDLKNAFWPFQLDHARSPFLRAADAARCVTGANNANESASQLASAKAARHRLQRGVWTSVHFGDMRRALSGILLYACERLILLKHDPKELRDYAVLLYHCGYYEEALQFLKHYQNTKQQTGSDTNVEEEAAEKLVVRLNLSLMEVGWSVKTTGAHKYILFKNSQPCLFGCTGLTPKESVQKW from the exons ATGACATCACAATCTTTACTAGTGGAG ATACTGAAAGATTTAAAGAATGCTTTCTGGCCATTTCAACTTGATCATGCTAGGAGTCCATTCCTAAGGGCCGCAGACGCGGCTCGTTGCGTTACTGGTGCCAACAATGCTAATGAAAG TGCCTCACAGCTTGCCTCTGCCAAGGCTGCCCGCCATCGGCTGCAACGAGGTGTTTGGACTAGTGTTCATTTTGGAGATATGCGTCGTGCATTATCAGGTATCTTACTCTATG CATGTGAACGCCTTATTTTACTCAAGCATGATCCTAAGGAGCTAAGAGACTATGCTGTACTCCTCTACCATTGTGGATATTACGAGGAAGCGCTGCAGTTCCTTAAGCATTACCAGAACACAAAG CAGCAAACTGGTTCGGACACCAATGTCGAGGAAGAAGCCGCAGAGAAACTAGTAGTACGGCTGAACCTGAGTTTGATGGAGGTTGGTTGGTCGGTCAAAACAACCGGAGCACATAAATATATCCTTTTCAAAAACTCTCAACCATG CTTATTTGGGTGTACTGGCCTTACACCAAAAGAATCGGTACAAAAATGGTAG
- the LOC121807068 gene encoding uncharacterized protein LOC121807068 isoform X2 — MICEKIGIDLDAHTIDLTWRHPVVFSGVVNYIATPVDDNLLEYMFAENPRQIELFIEYTPVTTALQFEPPITHHDVGTSRRDDYHSFDVGTSRRDDEYHSFEFNTFGREVDEQLDVPNVTCDGYDGSDGSDNCDGSDCDGSDGSQPSDLDYSAESCEDSTNETLDMMVENYVQPYVRGEQPVPDYVQPSVRGENAVLTSLVMLIPDTIQMFGFTGTQLRAVH, encoded by the exons atgatatgtgaaaaaattggaattgatttggatgcacatacgattgatttaacatggaggcatcctgtggtttttagtggagtggtgaattatatagctacaccagtggatgataatttgttggagtatatgtttgctgaaaatccacgtcaaattgaactttttattgaatatactccGGTTACTACTGCTTTGCAATTTGAACCACCTATCACTCATCATGATGTTGGAACGTCTAGGAGAGATGATTATCATAGTTTTGATGTCGGGACATCTAGGAGAGATGATGAATATCATAGCTTTGAATTCAACACATTTGGGAGGGAGGTTGATGAACAACTAGATGTACCAAATGTGACATGTGATGGttatgatggttcagatggttctgataattgtgatggttcTGATTGTGATGGTTCCGATGGTTCTCAACCAAGTGATCTTGATTATAGTGCAGAATCATGTGAAGATTCTACAAACGAGACACTTGATATGATGGTTGAGAATTATGTACAACCATATGTTCGTGGGGAGCAACCCGTTCCTGACTATGTACAACCATCTGTTCGTGGGGAGAACGCAGTGTTGACATCTTTAGTCATGTTGATTCCCGATACCATACAGATGTTTGGATTCACCGGTACGCAG CTGCGTGCCGTCCATtga
- the LOC121808113 gene encoding uncharacterized protein LOC121808113 isoform X2, with translation MTPSSRTLLFHCQLMISSRDWIPSLWDFALNTAHHLDPHQTIFLYLNKILKDLKNAFWPFQLDHARSPFLRAADAARCVTGANNANESASQLASAKAARHRLQRGVWTSVHFGDMRRALSGILLYACERLILLKHDPKELRDYAVLLYHCGYYEEALQFLKHYQNTKQTGSDTNVEEEAAEKLVVRLNLSLMEVGWSVKTTGAHKYILFKNSQPCLFGCTGLTPKESVQKW, from the exons ATGACTCCATCATCTCGCACTCTTCTGTTCCATTGCCAGTTGATGATTTCATCGAGAGATTGGATACCCTCTCTATGGGATTTTGCTCTCAATACAGCTCATCATTTAGATCCTCACCAGACAATTTTCCTATACCTCAATAAA ATACTGAAAGATTTAAAGAATGCTTTCTGGCCATTTCAACTTGATCATGCTAGGAGTCCATTCCTAAGGGCCGCAGACGCGGCTCGTTGCGTTACTGGTGCCAACAATGCTAATGAAAG TGCCTCACAGCTTGCCTCTGCCAAGGCTGCCCGCCATCGGCTGCAACGAGGTGTTTGGACTAGTGTTCATTTTGGAGATATGCGTCGTGCATTATCAGGTATCTTACTCTATG CATGTGAACGCCTTATTTTACTCAAGCATGATCCTAAGGAGCTAAGAGACTATGCTGTACTCCTCTACCATTGTGGATATTACGAGGAAGCGCTGCAGTTCCTTAAGCATTACCAGAACACAAAG CAAACTGGTTCGGACACCAATGTCGAGGAAGAAGCCGCAGAGAAACTAGTAGTACGGCTGAACCTGAGTTTGATGGAGGTTGGTTGGTCGGTCAAAACAACCGGAGCACATAAATATATCCTTTTCAAAAACTCTCAACCATG CTTATTTGGGTGTACTGGCCTTACACCAAAAGAATCGGTACAAAAATGGTAG
- the LOC121808113 gene encoding uncharacterized protein LOC121808113 isoform X3 — protein sequence MTPSSRTLLFHCQLMISSRDWIPSLWDFALNTAHHLDPHQTIFLYLNKILKDLKNAFWPFQLDHARSPFLRAADAARCVTGANNANESASQLASAKAARHRLQRGVWTSVHFGDMRRALSACERLILLKHDPKELRDYAVLLYHCGYYEEALQFLKHYQNTKQQTGSDTNVEEEAAEKLVVRLNLSLMEVGWSVKTTGAHKYILFKNSQPCLFGCTGLTPKESVQKW from the exons ATGACTCCATCATCTCGCACTCTTCTGTTCCATTGCCAGTTGATGATTTCATCGAGAGATTGGATACCCTCTCTATGGGATTTTGCTCTCAATACAGCTCATCATTTAGATCCTCACCAGACAATTTTCCTATACCTCAATAAA ATACTGAAAGATTTAAAGAATGCTTTCTGGCCATTTCAACTTGATCATGCTAGGAGTCCATTCCTAAGGGCCGCAGACGCGGCTCGTTGCGTTACTGGTGCCAACAATGCTAATGAAAG TGCCTCACAGCTTGCCTCTGCCAAGGCTGCCCGCCATCGGCTGCAACGAGGTGTTTGGACTAGTGTTCATTTTGGAGATATGCGTCGTGCATTATCAG CATGTGAACGCCTTATTTTACTCAAGCATGATCCTAAGGAGCTAAGAGACTATGCTGTACTCCTCTACCATTGTGGATATTACGAGGAAGCGCTGCAGTTCCTTAAGCATTACCAGAACACAAAG CAGCAAACTGGTTCGGACACCAATGTCGAGGAAGAAGCCGCAGAGAAACTAGTAGTACGGCTGAACCTGAGTTTGATGGAGGTTGGTTGGTCGGTCAAAACAACCGGAGCACATAAATATATCCTTTTCAAAAACTCTCAACCATG CTTATTTGGGTGTACTGGCCTTACACCAAAAGAATCGGTACAAAAATGGTAG